The window TTAATGGTGCCCTCGATAAAGGCTTCAGAATTGTATAATGGTGTTATTATAGAGACTAATGCTTTCATCTTCTAATAAGCTTCTTTTTGACCCGTAAACACATTAATTATAGTCTTAAAAATAATTTTCATATCCAAAAGTAAAGACCAATTTTCGATATAATAATTATCAAATTTTATACGATTGATAATATCTTCGTCATTTTTAATCTCTCCTCTATAGCCTCGTATTTGCGCTAATCCCGTCACTCCAGGTTTAACATTATGCCTAAAAATAAAATTATATTTATCAATCTTTTTTGAATAATCATCCGTGTAAGACAGCATATGTGGACGTGGACCAACCACACTCATCTCACTTTTTAAAACATTATAAAATTGAGGAAACTCGTCTAAACTTGTTTTACGTAAAAATTTTCCAATATTAGTTACCCGATCATCATTCTGAGTGATGTAAGTTCCTTCTATTTCTTTATTGATTTTTAAAGACCTAAACTTGTAACAATAAAACTCTTTATAGTTTATACCATTACGTTTGTGCTTATAAAATAATGGGCCCTTGGATTCCAACTTAATTAAGACAAACAATACTGGGGTTAACCAGGACAACACTAATATGATAATCATTAAAGCAAAAATGACATCAAAAACACGTTTAACAAACTTATTCAAATCATTATTCAACGTTACTTTGGGCATTGATAAAATGGGCAAGTAGTTATAATAATCAGTTTGTAATCTCTTGGTCAACAATTTATTAGTTGTGGGTATAAATTTTATATTACAGTGATTAACCTCTGCATATTTAACATAATCGTTTACTTCTTTTTCAGACAGCTCATCTATTGCGCAATAAATTTCGTCAATACCGTTACCTTCATTCAAAAATATAAAACTATCTGCAATATTACCTGTAAACTTATGATTGTCGCTATTTGCAAAAACACCTTTTATACTATATCCTAATGCTTTTCGTTGGGTAAACAGCTGCTTTAACTCTTGTGCCCCTTCACCTTTACCGACTATTATTACACGTCTTACATTCCCTTTTAAAAAAGTACGAAAGGATTTTAAACCAAAATAGCTTACTAATTTAGCAGTAGTAATACCTGCAAAACATAAAAGTAAGTATTCCAAGGCGCTATAAGACGGTATATCAATACTTCTATACGCCCCTAAAAAAGCATATACAATAATGGTAAAAACCAAAACCTGCTTGACTATAAGCGAAAAAATATTAACGGTTGAAGTATAGCGATACACTTCGTAAAACTTGAGAAACGAAGTTGATATTAACCATAGTACTGTGGCGTATAAACCATATAAAATATGTTTATTATTCAAAAAATCAAAAGAAAAATAATTTAGATTGCTTTGATTAAAATCAAAAAAATAAAACGCCAAAACATTTATGACAATAAGATCAAAAATGATAAGAAAAGGTCGGAGTAACCAGGAATACCTTCCGCGTTTATACTCCATAATTTATTCCTTATTATAGTTTGAAAAATCTTTATGTTCGCTTTTATAAAGCTCTGCTTCTGTTAAGTTTTTAAAATAATCGTAGGTTTTTCTCATACCCTCTTCTCGTTCTACTTCAGGTTCCCATCCTAACAAT is drawn from Psychroserpens sp. NJDZ02 and contains these coding sequences:
- a CDS encoding exopolysaccharide biosynthesis polyprenyl glycosylphosphotransferase yields the protein MEYKRGRYSWLLRPFLIIFDLIVINVLAFYFFDFNQSNLNYFSFDFLNNKHILYGLYATVLWLISTSFLKFYEVYRYTSTVNIFSLIVKQVLVFTIIVYAFLGAYRSIDIPSYSALEYLLLCFAGITTAKLVSYFGLKSFRTFLKGNVRRVIIVGKGEGAQELKQLFTQRKALGYSIKGVFANSDNHKFTGNIADSFIFLNEGNGIDEIYCAIDELSEKEVNDYVKYAEVNHCNIKFIPTTNKLLTKRLQTDYYNYLPILSMPKVTLNNDLNKFVKRVFDVIFALMIIILVLSWLTPVLFVLIKLESKGPLFYKHKRNGINYKEFYCYKFRSLKINKEIEGTYITQNDDRVTNIGKFLRKTSLDEFPQFYNVLKSEMSVVGPRPHMLSYTDDYSKKIDKYNFIFRHNVKPGVTGLAQIRGYRGEIKNDEDIINRIKFDNYYIENWSLLLDMKIIFKTIINVFTGQKEAY